From the genome of Pan troglodytes isolate AG18354 chromosome 16, NHGRI_mPanTro3-v2.0_pri, whole genome shotgun sequence:
GTGTCCCTTGAAAAGGGTGTGGCTTTTTCACTGCTCCCAACAGCACCCTAGAAATGGCTTGGCCTTTTCCCTCCCCTGAGTTCCAAAAAGAACACAGCCAGCAGAGGACACATTCCCTGACATACGAGGGACTGGAAGACTGGTAGAGATGTCAGGTCACAGGCTGCCAGCACAGTACCCCCATGATTGGCCACGGGAGTGCTGGAGGAATGGTGGGGGTTGGCTGTCCACTGGCTGGGCATGACAGGGAGACTCACTGGAGGTGGTGCACTTTGGAGGGGCGATGTCAGGGACGTATTTGGGTCTCAGTAAAGAgatctgttcttttaaaatttctgcatCTAGTTGCCTATACACGATGATGACACAGcaattttttactttctaaagGCAGGATATCATGCAAAGAGATCAAGCTGCCCTTCTATAAATATAACTCAATTGCCTTCCAGCCATAGGCTGCATGCTTCAAGTTGTTTTCAGAAATAAGAAATGGGTTGAGCTGAACCACTTATAGCCTTACATGGAGAGTTCCCACTGTGACCTGTAGCACATGTGAATTGACTTGCTTAATGTATGAAACCAATGGAAATGAGATGAAAAGTCCTATTCTCATGCAAGCCCGTTGGGTTATGCAGAAACACAGTAGCAGAGACACAGCCCTAACTACAGCCTGCCCTCCGGAAAACATGTGTCTGTTCATATGGAAATGACACAAGTCTAGTGCTTGTCTGAAAGTCatgcagcaaaacaaaaaaagtctctGCAAAACCGGGGAGAGTTTTTTACAATGACTTTAACTTTGAGGGTGCTCTTTAGCAGAGGCTTTTGATAAAGGAAGAATTCTATCAACCAGGATCACTGAGGAGGAATGAATTTATAACTACTCTTTTTAAGGCTAGAAGAGACCTTAATTAAATTCCTTCTATTTACAAAGGAGGGAACTGAAGTCCAGAAATGACAAAAGATTTGGCAGCTTTAGAAATAAGGCAACATTGAGTTTCAGTATTCTAAACTTTTGGAAAGTGGTAAAAATGAAGGATATTGAACAAAAATactagttgttttttttctatcttgttCAGTTAGTGTCAACATGCTGtaagttttcataatttttttttttttttgagatggagtttgactcttgttgcccaggctagagtacaatggtgcgatctcagctcactgcaacctccgcctcctgggttcaagcgattctcatgcctcagcctcctgagtagctaggattacaggcatgcaccaccacgcctggctaattttgtatttttttaatagacagggtttcttcatgttgatcaggctggtcttgaactctcaacctcaagtgatccacctgcctcagcctcccaaagtgctgggattacaggcgtgagccactgtgcccagccttttttttttttttttttttgagacagagtcttgctctgttgcccaggctggagtgcagtgacgcaatcttggctcactgcaacctctgcctcacaggttcaagaaattctcctgcctcagcctcccgagtagctgggactacaggcgtacactgccacgcccggctaatttttttttgtattttagtagagacggggtttgactgtgtggcccaggctggtctcaaactcctgagtttaggcaatccacccacctcagcctcccaaagtgctaggattacaggcgtgagccaccgcaccctgcctggttaatttttatgataataaaaatattctcataaaATTTGGGAAATTCGAAAACCTAtggagaagaaaatttaaattattcatcatcccacaatttattcatttgcttatttgagCAACAAATAAAAGTGCACACCTTATTAAGAGCAGGGCATGTTCCAAGACTGACTATCCAGAAATGATTGATAGCCTCTAACTGATTCCCTTCCAACCCGTTTCTCAGTGCACTActactaataattttaaaatcagattatttagTTTTGAAATCTCCTTTTCACCTAATATATCATAAGCCTTTTCCCAGGTTATCAAATAATATTCCAAGCTATGATTTTAACAGCTGCATAACGTCACATCATATAAATTTACACTGATTTATTAAACCATTGTACTTGGGACATAATAAGATGATCaatttttcaatattataaataatgttgcatGTAACATTCTTTGGCCACATACCTGATTATCTTTGAAAACTTCCCTAGAATTCAGATTGTTAGATCAAagccttaaatatttttaagatcttAAATACACAATACTCAACTGCTTTCTTGAAAGACTGTAATAGTTTTACTTCTACCAGCTACAAGAGTGTCTTTCAGTCATGCAACAAAGCCCACACCTCAAAACAATGAGTATTAGCTTTAAAAAAGTCATTGTCAACTGAGTTCAAATGGTTTTTCCTTTAATTTGCAGTTCTTACTTGGCAATGGTAAGTCAAACTTTCCAAAAAaaactttgttctcttttttcataaattatatatgCATGCTTTTTGTCATTTTCTATGGAACTGTTAACATTTCTTCTTAGCATTCTAGTCTTAATATTTCTCAGTGAGGGATTTTTCTGACTTCATTCTGAGATCTAGGCTCCTGGCTGGGGCAGCAAGAGGTGGGATGGAGAAAGGGCGGGGAGTCAGAGTCAGGCTTGTTCTCTTAGTCCTTCCACAATCACCAAGGTGTGACCTGGGCCAACTCTTGGtatctctgggcttcagtttcctcctctgtaaatagAAGGGTCTTAATTAAGGTCCCTTCCAGTCGTATAAAAGGGAGTTAGAGACCCGTAGTTTCAAAGCTTCTTTCACTATCATGATTTGTGATCAGCTTTGAAGGAGGTAGTGCTAGTGGGTAAACATCAAACCATAAGCTTGTTTGCCAGTTCTAACCTACCACTACCACCTACCACTGAGAAAATCATTTCAAGGCTCttagtttcctgatctgtaaatgGAAACCTCGTTTTACAGATTTGttgtaaaaattatgtgaaataatagaaatcaggccaggcgcggtggctcacacctgtaatcccagcactttgggaggctgaggcgggcggatcacctgaggttgggagtttgagaccagcctgaccaacatggagaaaccctatgtgtactaaaaatgcaaaattagccgggcatggtggcgcatgcctgtaattccatctacttgggaggctgaggcaggagaattgcttgaactcaggaggcagaggttgcagtgagccgagatcatgccattgcactccatcctgggcaataaaagtaaactccatctcaaaaataataataatgataacagaaATCAAAGTGTATAGAGCATAATATACCACAGACAggcaggatgcagtggctcatgcctgtaatcccagcactttgggaggccgaggcgggtggatcatctgaggtcagcagttcgagaccagcctggccaacatggtgaaaccccgtctctactaaaaatacaaaaattagctgggcatggtggtgagtgactgtaatcccaactacttgggaggctgaggcaggagaatagcttgaacctgggaggtggaggctgcagtgagctgagatcgtgccattgcactccagcctgggcgacaagaacaaaactctgtctgaaaaaggaagaaagaaaggaaggaaggaaggaacgaaggaaggaaggaaggaaagaaggaaggaaggaaggagagagagagagagaaagaaagaaacaaacaaagaaagaaagaaacaaagaaagagggaaggaaggaaggagaccaTATTCATACTAGTAGCTGCTTATGACTAATAGAAGTAAGGATGAGGATTAGAAGGGATTTCAACTTTATAATACATTCTTTcctttatataataataatgaaaaagacagCCAgtcacagtagctcatgcctgtaaccctagtgctttggctaaggtgggaggatcatttgagctcaggaatttgagatcagcctgggccaccgagcaagactccatctctacaaaaactttaaaacaattagccaggtatggtagcctgtgcctctagtcccagctactagagaggctaagGCAAGAAAATCATGTCAGcccaggatgtcgaggctgcagtgagctatgctagtgccactgcacctgcactccagcctgggtgacagagtgagaccttgtctcccttttaaaaaaaaaaatgaagcaaatgtaacaaaatattaacaacagTCAGTGTTGATTCTGTGGTAGGAACATAGTTGTTTGCAAGATCATGCTCTGTACTTTTCCGTATCTTAAAAAatttcctggccaggcgcagtggctcatgcctgtaatcccagcactttgggaggccaaggcaggctaatcacgaggtcaggagtttgagatcatcctggccaacatggtgaaaccccgtctctactaaagatacaaaaaataagccgggcgtgatggcgcgtatctgtaatcccagctactcgggagactgaggcaggagaattgcttgaatctgggaggccgaggttgcagtgagccgacattgtgccattgcacttcggcctgggcaacagggcgagactccatctcaaaaaagaaaaaaaaaaattcccccttCCCATACAAATATGCCTAGCTCATAAAAGCAATCCTAAAAGATTACATACAGTATGTgtgtaattttttacttttttactttttagagttTATTAAGCAGGGGAGTGGAGGGAAGATGTGGCATAAATAGAAGTATGTaacattcaaacaacagaatCTGGGATTTTTGAAAAAATCTTTCAGTTACGGTTACAGGAAGGGTCACTTCCTCCCCCAACGACACAGGGACCTctcaaaggagaggagagagtaaGTCCCATAGTAGGGCCAGTGGTTGCTCCTGGGTTTTGGAATGATTTCTGCAGAGTTTTCAAGACCCTGGGCTCAGGGTGGAGACTTCATAGCGGTGGCAGCTAGACCCAGCAAGATGGCTGCAACAGTGAAGCCCTGGGCGGCGATCTGGGTGTGCATCATAAGCCGTGAACATTGGCTGTTGCCCTGGTGGAAGCAGTAGAGGCCGTTGGTGAGGACGGCCGCCGTGCACAGGAAACCTATGGGTACCACCGGATTCTCGCGGGTCTTGCGAAGGAACTTTTCCTTGAAACCCTCTGGATTGCTGTAAACAGTGGGGCTAAGCCCCTCAAAGATGGGGGGCTTTGATGATTCAAAGGGGGCCTCCGGAGTCACAAAGCCGGGAGTCGCCATGCCTAGGCCACAGCTGCAGGAGAaaatcctttgttttttttttttgagaaggagtcttactctgtagcccaggctggagtgcagtggtgcaaccttggctcactgaaacctctgcttccctggtctcagttaaagcaattctcctgcttcagccctccaagtagctgggattacaggaacatgccaccatgccaggctaatttgcatatttgtatttttagtagagacggggtttcaccatattggccaggctggtctcgaactcctgacctcatgatccgcctgccttagcctgccaaagtgctgggattacaggtgtgagccaccatgcccagcctacatgtTTTATATAATGTTATTTGATATAACAACTTGGAaaggacaaaattatagaaatggagaatagATTAGTGGCTGCAGGGGTTAGGAATGGGGAGGTGGTGGGAAGGAGGTATATGTTTATTAAAGGGTAACGACAGGGAGGCTTATGGTGATGGAACTCTTTGTATCTTGACTATGGTGACAGATAGGAAAACCTACATGCGTGACAAAGCTGCACAGAACTAAATACACACAAATGAAGTAAAAGTGGGGAAGTCTAAATCAGATTGGTGGACTGTACCAATGTTAACATTCTGGCTGTGATATTACACAATAGTTTTGGAAGATGTTACCATGGGATAACTGTAGAAAGGGTATATGTGATCTGTCTATTATTTCTTACGACTGCaggtgaatctacaattatctcataagaaaaagtaagaagaggccaggcgtggtggctcacacctataatcccagcactttgggaggccgaggcaagcagatcacttgaggccaggagtttgagaccagcctgggcaacatggtgaaagcccatctctactaaaaatacaaaaattagccgggcatggtggcacactacTCAGgagctacacaagaggctgaggcaggagaatcgcttgaacccaggaggcggaggttgcagtgagctgagatcacaccactgccctccagcctgggtgggcaacaacagcaagacTGCAAGGGAATAATGTTCTGTTTGGGAAAGAGATTGCATGTAAATAGGGGGTCtggtagctgggcgtggtggctaatacctataatcccagcaccttggaaagctgaggcaagaggatcacttgaacctaggagttcgagaccagcctgggcaatatagcgagattctgtatctataaaaaatgaaaaaattagccaggcatggtaatgcatgcctgtgatctcaactactcaagaggctgaggcaagaggatcaattgagcatccagaagttgaggctgcagtgagccatgatcatgccactgcactccagcctgggcgacagggcaagactgtatctctaaaaattaaaaaaaataaaataataaatagaatatataaaagtaaagaaaaatcaaaaatagGGATCTGGAGCTGGTAGAGAAGAAACAGAGCTGTATGGAAGAAAAGAATACTTTTCCTTGTTGATATATGGTCTGTGTCccctttttctcctcttattttcttttgcattcttgCTCTGATTGACTTCTTTCTCAAGTGCCTCTTCTCTCTGACTTTCCCTGTGTCATTATTTTCCTCAATTCattattttccctctttgctttGCTAAAAGACTCTATCCCTGCATCTTATTCAGAGCACACTGACTGCACTGGACAGGAGTTACAAGAGGGAAGAGGTACTCACAGAATCCTGGATTTCTAAAACACTTAAGCTACAAAGGTTGGTGAATATCAGAGTCCAATAGTCACATATTACACAGAGGAAAACTGAAGTGCTGAGAAGGGAAATAACTTGTGTCACTCACAGAGGGAATTTTTGGTAAAGTTGGAATATGAGCCTGGGATCCACTAGGACAGCTtccctaattttcttttctttttgtttcagacaggttctcactctgtcacccaggctggagtttggtgGCATGATCAAAACTCACTATGGTcttgacgtcctgggctcaagtgatcctcccgccttagcctcccaagtagctaggaatgcaggagtgtgccaccatgcctggctaatttttttgtattttaagtttgtagagatggggtctggatacattgcccatgctggtctcaaactcctggacacaagtgatcctcctaccttgtgctcccaaagtgctgggattagaggcgtgagccactacgcctagcCCTAGTTTCTATAATTTTCAACAGACGGAGCTCACTAGTTGGAGAAAAAGAGATTCCTGGGGGCAGTCAATTAAAACATAGAGAAATTAGAGCAACATGGTAAGAGAAATAATCTGATCAGGTGCAGtggttcgcgcctgtaatcccaacactttgggaggtcaaggcaggaggatcaaagccttggagtttgagaccggcctgggcaatatggcaaaaccccatctctacaaaaaataaaaaattagctgagcatggtggcgcatgcctgtagtc
Proteins encoded in this window:
- the HIGD2B gene encoding putative HIG1 domain family member 2B, whose protein sequence is MATPGFVTPEAPFESSKPPIFEGLSPTVYSNPEGFKEKFLRKTRENPVVPIGFLCTAAVLTNGLYCFHQGNSQCSRLMMHTQIAAQGFTVAAILLGLAATAMKSPP